In the Sebastes fasciatus isolate fSebFas1 chromosome 20, fSebFas1.pri, whole genome shotgun sequence genome, one interval contains:
- the ormdl3 gene encoding ORM1-like protein 3 — MNVGTAHSEVNPNTRVMNSRGMWLSYILGIGLLHVILLSIPFASVPVVWTLTNLIHNLCMYLLLHTVKGTPFETPDQGKARLLTYWEQMDYGVQFTASRKFLTITPIVLYILTSFYTKYDRAHFVVNTVSLLTVLIPKLPQLHGVRIFGINKY; from the exons ATGAACGTGGGCACGGCCCACAGCGAGGTGAACCCCAACACCCGGGTGATGAACAGCAGAGGAATGTGGCTGTCTTACATCCTGGGCATCGGCCTCCTGCACGTCATCCTGCTCAGCATTCCCTTCGCCAGCGTGCCCGTGGTCTGGACCCTCACCAACCTCATTCACAATCTG TGCATGTACCTCCTACTTCACACGGTCAAAGGGACGCCGTTTGAGACCCCAGATCAGGGCAAGGCTCGCCTCCTTACATACTGGGAGCAGATGGACTACGGTGTGCAGTTCACTGCTTCACGCAAGTTCCTCACCATCACACCGATTGTCCT GTATATACTAACCAGCTTCTACACCAAATACGATCGGGCCCATTTTGTGGTCAACACCGTTTCCTTGCTCACGGTACTCATCCCCAAGCTGCCCCAGCTGCACGGCGTGAGGATCTTTGGGATTAATAAGTACTGA